A window of Sutcliffiella cohnii contains these coding sequences:
- a CDS encoding CBO0543 family protein, translated as MKDRTILNLLTIAGIAGSIFTLSRKKGDLKDWFLIFFIKTFVSTIFDGPVIKTNHLQYPHRYLPKLFDSNIVFLYILFPLSCVMYNQFTYKMKPLKSLLSVFLFSVPMTLLENWLERNTDLVKYKKGWNGFFTFIVLSFTFILVKGCIEGIRFLDKKFKRISPLEGNEAAS; from the coding sequence ATGAAGGACAGAACAATATTGAATTTATTGACGATAGCCGGCATAGCTGGAAGCATATTTACATTATCGAGAAAAAAAGGTGATTTGAAGGACTGGTTCCTCATTTTCTTTATTAAAACGTTTGTTTCTACTATATTTGATGGACCGGTTATAAAGACAAATCATTTACAATACCCTCATCGCTATTTACCAAAATTATTTGACTCAAATATAGTGTTTTTATATATTTTATTTCCTTTATCATGTGTTATGTATAATCAATTTACTTATAAAATGAAGCCTTTAAAATCACTCTTAAGTGTTTTTCTTTTTAGTGTACCAATGACACTTTTAGAAAATTGGTTGGAACGAAATACCGATTTAGTCAAATATAAAAAAGGTTGGAATGGATTTTTTACATTTATTGTTCTATCGTTTACATTTATACTTGTTAAAGGTTGCATAGAAGGTATCCGTTTTTTAGATAAAAAATTCAAAAGAATCTCTCCATTAGAAGGTAACGAGGCTGCAAGTTAA
- a CDS encoding GNAT family N-acetyltransferase, whose amino-acid sequence MWNKKEFSISTNKEFLDLTLIHNFLSEEAYWSKGIPKQIVKKAIEGSPLCFGIYKGIPGKEGYEQVGFARVITDLATFAYLCDVFVIPDYRKLGLSKWLMEIITNHSDLQVIRRFMLATNDAHALYSQYGFEQNVSPELFMQKVFKPPYKQ is encoded by the coding sequence ATGTGGAATAAGAAGGAATTTTCGATTTCTACAAATAAAGAGTTTCTAGATTTAACATTAATACATAATTTTTTGAGTGAAGAAGCATATTGGTCAAAGGGTATACCTAAGCAAATAGTAAAAAAAGCAATAGAAGGATCACCGTTATGTTTTGGAATTTATAAAGGTATACCTGGTAAAGAAGGTTATGAACAAGTTGGTTTTGCAAGGGTAATTACTGATTTAGCAACGTTCGCTTATCTTTGTGACGTTTTCGTAATACCAGATTACCGGAAATTAGGATTATCAAAATGGTTAATGGAAATTATCACAAATCATTCCGATTTACAGGTTATTCGTAGATTTATGTTAGCTACAAATGATGCTCATGCTTTATATAGTCAATATGGGTTTGAACAGAATGTTAGTCCCGAACTATTTATGCAAAAGGTCTTTAAACCCCCATATAAACAGTAA
- a CDS encoding alpha/beta hydrolase codes for MLTNKEAVGSKSIPFRLIEQKEEVNNLVIVLPGAAYTTQAPLLHFTTGVFYNKGFDVLHINYTFSREEMSVLSDEDFAKNVQLVIDKAIEGRNYNNFYVVGKSIGTIALSYLLKNTRLKDAKAVWLTPLLQRNDVFNAMANSENKGLCIIGDRDSCFVEDRFEKLKNNRNLLLKVVEGGNHGLELDGEPIKSIELLKDVIQTINEF; via the coding sequence ATGTTGACTAATAAAGAGGCTGTAGGTTCTAAAAGTATTCCTTTTAGACTGATTGAACAAAAAGAAGAAGTAAATAATTTAGTGATAGTCTTACCAGGAGCTGCTTACACAACGCAGGCGCCATTGTTACACTTTACAACAGGGGTATTCTACAATAAAGGTTTCGATGTGTTACACATTAACTATACGTTTAGTAGGGAAGAAATGTCTGTTCTAAGTGATGAGGATTTCGCAAAAAATGTCCAACTCGTAATTGATAAAGCAATCGAGGGTAGGAATTATAACAATTTTTATGTAGTCGGCAAATCGATTGGAACTATCGCTTTAAGTTATCTACTTAAGAATACAAGGTTGAAAGATGCAAAAGCAGTATGGTTAACACCGTTGCTACAAAGAAATGATGTATTTAACGCAATGGCTAACAGTGAAAATAAGGGGCTTTGCATTATTGGAGATAGGGATAGTTGTTTCGTTGAAGATCGTTTTGAAAAGCTAAAAAACAATCGTAACCTATTATTAAAAGTAGTTGAAGGTGGAAATCATGGTTTAGAGCTTGATGGAGAACCAATAAAGTCTATTGAATTATTAAAGGATGTAATTCAAACAATAAATGAGTTTTAA
- a CDS encoding HIT family protein — MSEGCFICNKHARNIELAGVTIYEDEFVYVGHMDRNGKPNYLGHIMIDLKRHAPTLAEMTMEEAVAFGMIMAKVSKALKESENAEHIYSFVAGDAVPHLHMHLVARYPNTPKEYWGPWDVYDWEGGPMGDNNEVISLCNRIKVYMEND; from the coding sequence ATGAGTGAAGGTTGTTTTATTTGCAATAAACATGCTAGGAATATTGAACTCGCGGGGGTAACGATTTACGAAGACGAATTTGTTTATGTTGGACACATGGATCGAAACGGTAAACCAAACTATTTAGGTCATATTATGATCGATTTAAAGAGGCACGCACCTACACTTGCTGAAATGACGATGGAAGAGGCAGTCGCATTTGGAATGATAATGGCCAAAGTTAGCAAAGCTTTAAAGGAATCAGAAAACGCTGAACATATTTATTCGTTTGTTGCTGGAGATGCAGTTCCTCACCTTCATATGCATTTAGTAGCCCGTTATCCTAATACACCAAAAGAATATTGGGGACCGTGGGACGTTTACGATTGGGAAGGTGGTCCAATGGGTGATAACAATGAGGTTATTAGCTTATGTAATCGAATAAAAGTCTACATGGAGAACGACTAA
- a CDS encoding protein phosphatase 2C domain-containing protein, with product MENHIQEYSWVGSQENFVDQINTMSINQLSIGRFGGNSSAGQYKNEDGCLVWADEGNWEFVVILDAHNSAESAELVISQFSRNKKEIQHLLSLSTEQSFKGLEEKILNFFQEEKFLSECRKVKGETACLIVLRKDKYIWWFSVGDCISYIFHPELAKLDQYQINQRQFFEWVGQVNTFEQEVPCYSSGIRELRKGLNRILLTTDGLVECPNEPFTNPKEIYNVMKKHTITDGITELLETIKSNDVRDSTTIISWEVNITKDVTIPSDYNA from the coding sequence ATGGAAAACCATATCCAGGAATATAGTTGGGTTGGCAGTCAAGAAAACTTTGTTGATCAAATAAATACAATGAGTATTAACCAACTCTCAATAGGACGTTTCGGTGGGAATTCAAGTGCAGGTCAGTATAAAAATGAAGATGGTTGTTTAGTATGGGCAGACGAAGGGAACTGGGAGTTTGTCGTTATTTTAGACGCGCATAACTCAGCGGAAAGTGCAGAGCTAGTGATAAGTCAATTCTCAAGAAATAAAAAAGAAATACAACATCTTCTATCTCTATCAACTGAACAATCTTTTAAGGGATTAGAAGAAAAAATATTAAACTTCTTTCAAGAAGAAAAATTCCTTTCCGAATGTCGGAAAGTGAAAGGTGAAACAGCTTGTTTAATTGTCCTAAGAAAGGATAAGTATATCTGGTGGTTCTCGGTAGGTGATTGCATTTCCTATATATTTCATCCAGAGCTAGCCAAACTTGATCAATATCAAATAAACCAAAGGCAATTTTTTGAGTGGGTTGGGCAAGTGAATACATTTGAGCAAGAAGTTCCTTGTTATAGCAGCGGAATAAGGGAACTTAGGAAAGGACTAAATCGTATATTATTAACAACGGATGGATTGGTGGAATGCCCTAATGAACCATTCACTAATCCTAAAGAAATTTACAATGTAATGAAAAAACATACGATTACTGATGGAATAACGGAATTGCTGGAAACTATCAAAAGTAATGATGTAAGAGATAGTACAACAATCATTTCTTGGGAAGTGAATATAACGAAAGACGTGACAATACCAAGTGATTACAATGCTTAA
- a CDS encoding HAD family hydrolase: MGKYKVILFDLDGTLSDPKEGITKSVQYALQQMGFEEPELDDLESFIGPPLQVTFGEYGFDEENCKKAINLYRERFKAKGMFENKLYSNIPSLLKSLKELQFKLVVATSKPTVYSIQILKHFNIDHYFELVVGSNLDGTRTSKTEIIQYILDRYNKYKLDDFIMIGDRKHDIIGANNTGIESIGVTFGYGSFEELSNVNPTYIVNSVMELKNVLIGSHRKSEELI; the protein is encoded by the coding sequence ATGGGTAAATACAAAGTTATTTTATTTGATTTAGACGGAACACTTTCAGACCCAAAAGAAGGAATAACCAAATCAGTACAATATGCATTACAGCAAATGGGTTTTGAAGAGCCTGAACTGGACGACCTAGAATCTTTTATTGGTCCTCCATTACAAGTTACATTTGGTGAATATGGTTTTGATGAGGAAAATTGTAAAAAAGCTATCAATCTCTATAGGGAAAGGTTTAAGGCAAAGGGGATGTTTGAAAATAAGTTATATTCAAATATTCCTTCCCTTTTAAAATCGTTAAAAGAACTACAATTCAAATTAGTTGTAGCAACTTCAAAGCCTACGGTATATTCCATTCAAATATTAAAGCATTTTAATATTGACCATTATTTTGAACTCGTTGTAGGAAGTAACCTAGATGGAACAAGAACATCCAAAACGGAAATTATTCAATACATATTAGATAGATACAATAAATATAAATTAGATGATTTTATTATGATAGGTGACAGAAAGCACGATATTATAGGTGCGAATAATACTGGAATTGAGTCGATTGGCGTAACATTTGGATACGGTTCATTTGAGGAACTGAGTAATGTTAATCCTACTTATATTGTAAATAGTGTTATGGAATTAAAGAATGTGTTAATAGGCAGTCATAGAAAAAGTGAAGAACTTATATAA
- a CDS encoding GNAT family N-acetyltransferase yields MKISNLKVSEYEEMKKLFLDVFSNEPWYDKWENEQLDLYLKDLIDNNNSLSLVFHDENNKLIGASLGYVFNWWQGKEYFIKEFFISREVQNQGVGSSFLAQINEVLTAKEIKHIWLATERTVPAFHFYQKNGFSEMEDSAFLLKKV; encoded by the coding sequence ATGAAGATTAGTAATTTAAAAGTTAGCGAATATGAAGAAATGAAAAAGTTATTTTTAGATGTATTCTCAAATGAACCTTGGTATGACAAATGGGAAAATGAACAATTAGATTTGTATTTAAAAGACCTTATCGATAATAATAATTCACTATCATTAGTATTTCACGATGAAAATAATAAACTAATTGGCGCCTCATTAGGTTATGTTTTTAACTGGTGGCAGGGGAAGGAATATTTTATTAAAGAATTTTTCATTTCAAGAGAAGTACAAAATCAAGGAGTAGGCAGTAGTTTTCTGGCACAAATAAATGAAGTACTGACCGCAAAAGAAATAAAGCATATATGGCTAGCAACAGAAAGAACAGTCCCAGCATTTCATTTCTATCAGAAAAACGGTTTTTCTGAAATGGAAGATTCAGCCTTTCTATTGAAAAAAGTGTAG
- a CDS encoding alpha/beta fold hydrolase — protein MWEQMMIKTTRGLFEVFVSGSGEPLCVTHLYSEFNERGNYFADMFVPSFRVYLVNLKEAGNSSKVQEEKDLSMLESVKDLEAIRKAFGLDQWSFAGHSTGGMLGLVYGTYYQESLKRLLVGGATATKEYMNHKGSIYSSLNPSNKRLKELLNIIKTSDSLEERRKAGREWTEMSLFDKSKFDEYFSKPSSGKVVPKRLAYFSYQELPSFDIRADLPEIKIPTFVYCGLHDSQCPFDFSREIHSLIPHSKLYVFEKSNHNPFLEEEETFHRMVTEFTSFQQGGN, from the coding sequence ATTTGGGAACAAATGATGATTAAAACAACTAGAGGACTATTTGAAGTGTTTGTTTCAGGTAGTGGAGAACCTTTATGTGTAACGCACTTATATAGTGAGTTTAATGAGCGAGGTAATTATTTTGCTGATATGTTTGTTCCCTCTTTTCGTGTTTACTTAGTTAATTTAAAAGAGGCGGGGAACTCAAGTAAAGTTCAAGAGGAAAAAGATTTGAGTATGCTGGAGTCTGTAAAAGATTTAGAGGCTATACGAAAGGCTTTTGGTCTCGACCAATGGAGTTTTGCCGGTCATTCAACTGGTGGCATGTTAGGATTGGTATATGGGACTTACTATCAAGAATCATTGAAACGATTATTAGTGGGAGGGGCAACGGCAACAAAAGAATATATGAACCATAAGGGCAGTATTTATAGTTCCCTAAACCCTAGTAATAAACGGTTAAAAGAGTTGCTTAATATCATAAAAACTAGTGATTCGTTAGAAGAGAGAAGAAAAGCAGGAAGAGAGTGGACAGAAATGTCGCTCTTTGACAAAAGTAAATTTGATGAATATTTTTCAAAACCAAGCAGTGGTAAAGTGGTTCCGAAGCGTCTAGCCTACTTTTCTTATCAGGAATTACCAAGCTTTGATATCCGGGCTGACTTACCTGAGATAAAAATCCCAACATTCGTTTATTGTGGGTTGCACGATTCCCAATGCCCATTCGACTTTTCGAGGGAAATCCATAGCCTTATTCCACATTCAAAATTGTATGTATTTGAAAAAAGTAATCACAATCCATTTTTAGAAGAGGAAGAAACATTTCATAGGATGGTGACTGAATTCACTAGTTTTCAACAAGGTGGGAATTAA
- a CDS encoding DUF4181 domain-containing protein, with protein MFWLKFVLFALIVFILISVIKHFLRKVLKIEKVKRGFFSNQYINDRHRRIDWGIRAVTVLTFIIFILISIYEDISYIMQDISINSIFMVISIYLLMADYLVRAYFEWRHTPNPKQSILTLSEMLLLVIAIIFFFQTMLSV; from the coding sequence ATGTTTTGGCTGAAGTTCGTGTTGTTTGCGCTTATAGTATTTATCCTTATCTCAGTAATAAAACATTTTTTACGAAAAGTACTTAAAATAGAGAAGGTAAAAAGGGGATTCTTTTCAAACCAGTACATAAATGACAGGCATAGAAGGATAGACTGGGGAATAAGAGCGGTTACCGTGCTTACATTTATTATTTTTATTCTAATATCTATATATGAGGACATTTCCTATATCATGCAAGACATTTCTATAAACAGTATATTCATGGTTATATCGATTTACCTTTTAATGGCAGATTATTTAGTAAGGGCATACTTTGAGTGGAGACATACACCAAATCCAAAGCAATCTATTTTAACATTAAGCGAAATGCTGTTATTAGTAATCGCAATTATTTTCTTTTTTCAAACTATGCTGTCAGTCTAA
- a CDS encoding nucleotidyltransferase domain-containing protein, whose amino-acid sequence MLIEEAIQSITNSFKQDKRVQSIFLKGSIGRGEQDEHSDIDMYCLVNEEDVDEFNESRLQHLESYNPLLFHDEIFIIAPQIIALYENLVHVDLFTVTEQTLIEKDYIKVLYDPKNKLQKYKQNQNLVLSESEFQDAVDDVAWFLFQYKKSSERGNDLWSVHMLHYVMTNLSRVLLHRYNSNRAQLGLKTMESSLPREMLQLTQQIYENITPNKHRQAVILICELLLKESSWVFSNVDNPSKIKPLWDRVVSSFLEGK is encoded by the coding sequence ATGTTAATCGAAGAAGCCATACAATCAATAACAAATAGCTTTAAACAAGACAAAAGAGTTCAGTCCATTTTTCTAAAAGGATCCATCGGACGGGGCGAACAAGATGAGCATTCTGATATCGATATGTATTGCCTTGTGAATGAAGAAGATGTAGATGAGTTTAACGAAAGTCGGCTTCAACATTTGGAGTCCTACAATCCATTGCTTTTTCATGATGAAATCTTTATTATCGCTCCACAAATTATCGCTTTGTATGAAAATCTTGTACATGTTGATCTGTTTACGGTTACGGAACAGACTTTGATAGAAAAGGATTATATAAAAGTTCTTTATGATCCAAAAAATAAACTCCAAAAATATAAGCAAAATCAAAATCTAGTATTGTCAGAGAGTGAATTTCAAGATGCAGTGGATGATGTAGCGTGGTTCCTGTTCCAGTATAAAAAATCGTCTGAACGAGGAAATGATCTATGGTCTGTTCATATGCTGCACTATGTGATGACAAATCTATCAAGAGTATTGCTACACAGGTACAATTCCAATAGGGCGCAATTAGGATTAAAGACAATGGAATCCTCGTTACCGCGGGAAATGCTCCAATTAACTCAACAAATATATGAAAATATTACTCCAAATAAACATAGGCAGGCAGTTATTTTAATATGTGAACTCTTACTAAAGGAATCTAGTTGGGTTTTCTCTAATGTGGATAATCCAAGTAAGATTAAGCCACTATGGGATCGCGTAGTTTCTAGCTTTCTTGAAGGTAAATAA
- a CDS encoding RAxF-45 family protein, translated as MLNAVLMHGFTREFLYFVRAKFAFLVVDGIRMPIFSN; from the coding sequence ATGTTGAATGCTGTTTTAATGCACGGATTTACGAGAGAATTCTTATATTTTGTCCGTGCAAAATTTGCGTTTTTAGTTGTTGACGGGATACGTATGCCCATTTTTAGCAACTAA
- the abc-f gene encoding ribosomal protection-like ABC-F family protein, whose product MITCSVNSVTKMYGGNTIFENISFEMKEKERVGLVGRNGCGKTTLLRLLANKEAVDGGQIHWKKGLEIGYLAQIPAFEQNLTTKEVLQTAFADLITLEAKMKSLEVEMSRERNEDTLQQLMNVYGNLQEQYSFRGGYEIDATIEKIVNGLNISSLLGKSFATLSGGEKTKVGLAISLLHEPDLLLLDEPTNHLDLTAVEWLGHFLRDYSGTVVVVSHDRYFLDEVVNKIIDLEDGEVTCYHTNFSGFVKEKEERLLNEFQAYEEQQKKIKKMKEAIKRLREWANRANPPNEGLHKRARNMERALERMEKVKRPILNRKKMDFEMEANDRTGKDVITLRNVEKRFGDKLLFQHVNLHVMYKDRVAIIGENGTGKSTLIKLILRQIEADSGEVRVGSNVKIGYLSQHIFPNMKEETIIDVFRDEVRVTEGEARSILAKFLFYGPTVYRKVSQLSGGERMRLRLAQLMYQDVNVLILDEPTNHLDIDSREVLEEALEDFNGTILAVSHDRYFLNKLFEKIYWIQSGSVDCFVGDYDYAKKKMAERVLESKQEVVEKKVVVKHVVTNSGTKNGKENVELKIAKLEDKIIEIESQLAELDDLETLQSLYAEKEKLEQQWEELSEQL is encoded by the coding sequence ATGATTACGTGTAGCGTTAATTCTGTAACAAAAATGTATGGTGGAAACACTATTTTTGAAAATATATCGTTTGAAATGAAAGAAAAGGAAAGAGTAGGGTTAGTTGGTCGAAATGGCTGCGGGAAAACAACGCTTTTACGACTACTAGCAAATAAAGAAGCGGTAGATGGCGGACAAATACATTGGAAAAAAGGGTTAGAAATTGGCTATCTTGCGCAAATTCCAGCTTTTGAACAAAACCTTACAACGAAAGAAGTGCTACAAACGGCATTTGCTGATTTAATCACATTAGAAGCAAAAATGAAAAGCTTAGAAGTAGAAATGAGTCGAGAAAGAAATGAGGATACACTTCAACAGTTGATGAACGTCTATGGAAACCTTCAAGAACAGTACAGCTTCCGTGGTGGGTATGAAATAGATGCCACTATTGAAAAAATCGTAAACGGCTTAAACATTTCTTCCTTATTAGGAAAGTCTTTTGCGACGCTGAGTGGGGGAGAAAAGACGAAGGTTGGTTTAGCGATTTCTCTTTTGCACGAACCAGACTTATTGTTATTAGATGAACCGACGAACCATTTAGATTTAACTGCAGTTGAATGGCTCGGACATTTTTTAAGAGATTATAGTGGAACAGTAGTTGTTGTATCACACGATCGGTATTTTTTAGATGAAGTCGTAAACAAAATAATAGATTTAGAGGATGGAGAAGTTACGTGTTACCATACGAATTTTTCTGGATTTGTAAAAGAAAAAGAAGAACGACTTTTAAATGAGTTTCAAGCATATGAAGAACAGCAAAAAAAGATAAAGAAAATGAAGGAAGCGATCAAGCGGTTAAGAGAATGGGCGAACCGTGCGAACCCACCAAATGAAGGACTTCATAAAAGGGCTCGGAATATGGAAAGAGCGCTAGAACGGATGGAAAAGGTAAAACGCCCTATTTTGAATCGGAAAAAAATGGACTTTGAGATGGAAGCTAATGATCGAACTGGAAAAGACGTCATTACCCTCCGCAATGTAGAAAAAAGGTTTGGCGATAAACTATTGTTTCAACATGTAAATTTGCATGTTATGTACAAAGATCGTGTAGCGATTATCGGGGAAAATGGCACTGGTAAATCAACGTTAATAAAGTTGATTTTGCGGCAAATAGAAGCAGATAGTGGAGAAGTTCGAGTAGGTAGTAATGTGAAAATCGGATACTTATCCCAACATATTTTTCCTAACATGAAAGAAGAAACGATTATAGATGTATTCCGAGATGAAGTGCGAGTAACAGAAGGAGAAGCACGAAGTATACTAGCAAAGTTTTTATTTTATGGGCCTACTGTTTATCGCAAAGTTTCGCAGCTTAGTGGTGGAGAGAGAATGAGGCTTAGGCTCGCGCAACTTATGTATCAAGATGTGAATGTACTAATACTGGATGAGCCGACGAACCATTTGGATATTGACTCACGCGAAGTGTTAGAGGAAGCGTTGGAAGATTTTAATGGTACGATTTTAGCCGTCTCCCACGATCGATATTTTTTAAATAAACTGTTTGAAAAAATTTATTGGATTCAAAGCGGAAGTGTAGATTGTTTCGTAGGGGACTACGATTATGCGAAAAAGAAAATGGCAGAGAGAGTTCTTGAAAGTAAACAGGAAGTAGTAGAGAAAAAGGTAGTAGTTAAACATGTTGTAACTAATAGCGGTACTAAAAATGGTAAAGAAAACGTTGAACTTAAAATAGCAAAGTTAGAGGATAAAATTATCGAAATCGAAAGCCAATTAGCTGAACTGGACGATTTAGAGACACTGCAAAGCTTGTATGCAGAAAAAGAAAAGTTAGAGCAACAGTGGGAAGAGCTGAGCGAACAACTTTGA
- a CDS encoding aminoglycoside N(3)-acetyltransferase, with product MSELKVMEEMKSPNTRGSLRREFELLGLKKGMVVIIHSSLSSLGWVCGGAVAVVQALMDVVGEEGTIVMPTQTGDNSDPSGWQNPPVPEEWWATIRNEMPAFDPDITPTRGMGKVVETFRTFPNVKRSSHPMYSFSAWGKHAEYIISEQPLDAGFGQQSPLGKIYDLNGKVLLIGVGHDSNTSLHLAEHAKPHPTIVEKGTAMLVNGERKWVNYKEIEYDADVFEAIGSVYEKNHSFSQYTVGKSSCKLVNQREIVDFARRWFQEN from the coding sequence ATGAGCGAATTAAAAGTAATGGAAGAAATGAAAAGTCCAAATACGAGGGGGAGTTTGAGAAGAGAGTTTGAATTGTTAGGGCTGAAAAAAGGAATGGTAGTGATCATCCATTCCTCATTAAGCTCGCTCGGTTGGGTTTGTGGTGGAGCTGTCGCTGTTGTGCAAGCTCTAATGGACGTCGTTGGGGAAGAAGGAACTATTGTTATGCCTACTCAAACAGGTGACAATTCGGACCCTTCAGGATGGCAAAATCCACCTGTTCCAGAAGAGTGGTGGGCGACAATCCGTAACGAGATGCCTGCCTTTGATCCTGACATCACTCCAACGAGAGGGATGGGGAAAGTAGTAGAGACGTTTCGAACATTTCCAAATGTAAAAAGAAGTTCCCATCCGATGTATTCATTTTCAGCTTGGGGAAAACATGCAGAATATATTATATCTGAACAACCGTTAGACGCCGGTTTTGGCCAACAATCTCCATTAGGGAAAATTTATGATTTAAACGGTAAAGTGTTACTGATTGGAGTTGGACATGACAGCAATACGTCCTTACATCTAGCGGAACATGCGAAGCCTCATCCAACAATTGTAGAAAAAGGTACAGCTATGCTCGTCAATGGTGAGCGCAAATGGGTGAACTATAAAGAAATAGAATACGATGCGGATGTATTTGAAGCGATAGGTAGCGTTTATGAAAAAAACCATTCCTTTTCACAATATACGGTAGGGAAGAGTTCTTGTAAGTTAGTAAATCAAAGAGAAATAGTAGATTTTGCACGTAGGTGGTTTCAGGAGAATTAA
- a CDS encoding DUF3221 domain-containing protein: protein MKKLVFAIVIVFLLAACDTYDDMELKVDTTSDAQHIGKIIRKSKNTILVEELVSKNGQPLGKIWVSINDETEIVDSEGATIKFAHLKKGQAVEVWNNGIILESDPAKTTALKIKTGL from the coding sequence ATGAAAAAGTTAGTTTTTGCTATCGTCATAGTGTTCTTGCTCGCAGCTTGCGACACATATGATGATATGGAGCTTAAGGTTGACACTACAAGTGATGCGCAGCATATTGGAAAAATTATAAGAAAAAGCAAAAATACCATTCTTGTAGAGGAACTTGTAAGTAAGAATGGTCAACCGCTAGGGAAGATTTGGGTAAGTATTAATGATGAGACGGAAATAGTGGATTCAGAAGGAGCTACAATAAAGTTTGCGCATTTAAAAAAAGGACAAGCAGTGGAAGTTTGGAATAACGGAATAATCCTTGAGTCCGATCCAGCTAAAACTACGGCTTTGAAAATTAAAACAGGTTTATAA